In Cervus elaphus chromosome 7, mCerEla1.1, whole genome shotgun sequence, the following proteins share a genomic window:
- the GUCA1ANB gene encoding putative uncharacterized protein GUCA1ANB: MTPGFPASELVEVSKKQTQDSQKSSVPSHGPKTPSGQKVKAPHRPLSLSWKQDREQTLAAAYVPVVVDPRGQNPDKLRFNFYTSQYSNSLNPFYTLQKPTCGYLYRRDTDHTRKRFDVPPANLVLWRS, encoded by the exons GGTCTCCAAGAAGCAAACCCAG gACTCACAGAAATCCTCAGTACCCAGTCATGGCCCAAAGACGCCATCAGGCCAAAAGGTGAAGGCTCCACACCGTCCCCTGTCCTTGTCGTGGAAGCAGGACCGTGAGCAGACTCTGGCAGCAGCCTATGTGCCGGTGGTGGTGGACCCCAGAGGGCAGAATCCAGACAAGCTCAGGTTCAATTTCTACACCTCCCAGTACTCCAACTCCCTGAACCCCTTCTACACCTTGCAGAAGCCCACCTGTGGCTACCTATACCGCCGGGACACCGACCACACCCGCAAGCGCTTCGACGTGCCTCCCGCCAACCTGGTCTTGTGGCGCTCGTAG